In the Streptomyces sp. SJL17-4 genome, CAAGCCCGGCCAGAACGACCAGATCGGCGAGCCCCACGGCCTCGTCGCCGCTCCCGACGGCCGCGTCCTCTACATCGGCCGCGGCGGCGCGGACTCCAGTGTCCCGGTGGTCACCGACTGGAACGACCCGGACATCGGCAAGGGCAACGGCGAGATCCACGTCTACGACCCCAAGACCAAGCAGGTCACCAAGGCCGGCGCGCTCACCGTCTTCGGCAACAAGGGCGGCGGCGACGAGCTGATCAAGAACGAGGAGGGGCTGCTCGGCATCGAGCTCGACCCCGGCTTCATGACCAACGGCTGGGTCTATCTCCACTACACGCCGCACTCCCGGATCGACCGTGTCGAGCACATGGGCGAGCGGCGGGTCTCCCGCTTCACCCTCGATCTCGCCACGAACAGGCTCGACCTGGCGAGCGAGAAGGTGCTGCTGAGCTGGCCGGTGCAGATCCACAGCTGCTGCCACGCGGGCGGCGGGATGGCCTGGGACTCCCAGGGCAATCTGTACATCGCCACCGGAGACACCAACTCGTCCGGCTCCAGCGGCGGTTACTCGGGCAACAACCCCGCTCCGAACTTCCGGGGCGTCTCCTTCGCGGACGCGCGCCGCACCGCCGGCAACACCAACAACCTCAACGGGAAGATCCTGCGGATCCATCCCGAGGCCGACGGCACCTACACGCTCCCCGCGGGCAATCTCTTCACCGGCGAGGAGAGCGACGAGGGCGGGGGCAAGACCCGCGGCGAGATCTACGTGATGGGCGTGCGCAACCCCGCGCGCATCTCCGTCGACAAGGCGACCGACATCCTCTACGCGGGCTGGGTCGGCCCCGACGCGGGAGCGCCGTCGACGACGTGGGGCCCGGCCAAGTACGACACGTTCGCCGCGATCACCAGGGCGGGCAACCACGGCTGGCCGTACTGCATGGGCAACAAGCAGCCCTACCGGGACCGCGATCCGCTCGATCCGGGCAAGCCGCTCGGCTGGTACGACTGCGACGCGCCGAAGAACGAGTCGCCGAACAACGACGGTCTGGTGAACCTGCCGCCGGTGACCGGGAACACGATCTGGTACGCGCCCCAGGGCGGCGGCGTGGACTACCCGAGGGACGCCGACGGCATCCCGAGCTACAAGCAGGAGGAGCAGAAGCTGCTGCTGCCGTGGCTCAAGGGCGGCGGGCAGGCGACCATGAACGGCCCGCTCTACCGCTACGACGCGGCGAGCGACTCGGCGGTCAAGTGGCCGTCGTACTGGGACGGCAAGTGGTTCGTCGGCGACTTCTACGACGGGGAGCAGCCACGGCACGCCGTGCTCACCGACCCGAAGACCGTCGGCAGGGGCGGACTGCCCGTGCACGCCGAGTCCCTGAAGAAGATCATCCCGGTCGGGCAGGGCGGCATCCGGAACCTGATGGACTGGAAGTTCGCCCCGGACGGTTCGCTGTACGTCCTCGACTACGGGCGGGGCTTCTTCACCTCCCACCCCGACTCCGCGCTCTGGCGCGTCACCTACAAGGGCGGCGGGCCCACCCCGGCCGCCGACCAGCTGGCAAGGAGGGCGGCGCAGTGATCACGAGACGCGGAGGCGCGAGCCTGTGGGCGGCCCTGCTGGCCGCCGTGGCGATGGTCGTCGGCCTGACCTCGGCGGCCGCCTACGGCAGGGCGGACGACGCACGACGCGGCGACGACGGACGTCGGAGCGCCGCGGCGCAGGTGCTGACCTGGAAGGCGGGCGATCCGATCGACCGCTATCTGGAGTTCCCGACGACGGCGGTGGCCGGCGCGACGACGATCGTCTTCGAGAACAGTACGGCCACCGGCAACACGACCGGCATGCCGCACACCCTGACGTTCGACGTCTCCGACCCCGAGTACAACAACGACGTCCCGCTCAACATCCTGGCCAACCCGAGCGACGCGAACGGCGGCCGGCACACGGCCGAGGTGACGCTGACCCCGGGCCGGTACCTCTTCAAGTGCACGATCCCCGGGCACGGCCAGATGCAGGGCATCCTCACGGTCACCGAGGGCGGCGGCGAGGACACCACCGCGCCGGAGACGACCGCGAAGGTCGAGGGCGACCGGAACGCCGACGGTGCCTACGTCGGCCAGGCGACGGTCACGCTCGGCGCGACGGACGCCGGTTCGGGCGTGGACACGGTCGAGTACGCGGTCGGCGCGGCCGGCCCGTGGCAGCCGTACACGGTCC is a window encoding:
- a CDS encoding ThuA domain-containing protein, whose protein sequence is MKRTPHHRSRSRTGFTVAALGAGVALTASLLGGDPASARPDPGPPSARAATTLSLPSPPGGANVRVLVFHGSATAESPTVDAGIAAVESIGLTGPAAGRYRTEATDDPAVFTDAKRLGRYNAVVFLTGGGDVLDPEQEAGLEAYMEAGGGFVGVHEAARTEPYSGWFTGLIGARPTGAPSGTQRAVVEVGDRQHPATKSLPLEWKRPDKWFNWDRNPSGTVHTVARVRESSYQPAAEPNGWDHPVSWCRDYDGGRSFYTAMGGTVDSYAETDFRDHLRGAIAWTARISRADCKATIDAHYTAERVTQPNKPGQNDQIGEPHGLVAAPDGRVLYIGRGGADSSVPVVTDWNDPDIGKGNGEIHVYDPKTKQVTKAGALTVFGNKGGGDELIKNEEGLLGIELDPGFMTNGWVYLHYTPHSRIDRVEHMGERRVSRFTLDLATNRLDLASEKVLLSWPVQIHSCCHAGGGMAWDSQGNLYIATGDTNSSGSSGGYSGNNPAPNFRGVSFADARRTAGNTNNLNGKILRIHPEADGTYTLPAGNLFTGEESDEGGGKTRGEIYVMGVRNPARISVDKATDILYAGWVGPDAGAPSTTWGPAKYDTFAAITRAGNHGWPYCMGNKQPYRDRDPLDPGKPLGWYDCDAPKNESPNNDGLVNLPPVTGNTIWYAPQGGGVDYPRDADGIPSYKQEEQKLLLPWLKGGGQATMNGPLYRYDAASDSAVKWPSYWDGKWFVGDFYDGEQPRHAVLTDPKTVGRGGLPVHAESLKKIIPVGQGGIRNLMDWKFAPDGSLYVLDYGRGFFTSHPDSALWRVTYKGGGPTPAADQLARRAAQ